The genomic region GGCCAACGTCTCCGGGGCGCGCCGCGCCGGAATCACCTTCCGGTACATGCCCGCCACCTCCTACTACGACCGTGATCTCGCCCGCCGCCAGCACCGCGAGCTCGGCGTCCCGGACATCTCCGGGCGGGTGCTCCACCGAGTCCGCGGCGTGGACCGCACCGGCCGCAACGACACGGTGGACGCGACGGCCGGGCCCTGGACCGCTGCGGCGGCCCCGGCTGGCGGGCCCGCGCCGCCCGTGTCAGGGAGACCCTCGTGAAAGTCGCCTTTGTGAACGTCAACGCCAAGCAGGACGCCATCGGAGGGCGGGAGCTGACGTTCTACGAGAACAAGTGCAGCATCGAGCTGGGCACGCTCTACCTGGAGGCCAACGTCGCGTGGCGGCCGGAGGACCGCACGCTGCAGGTGAACCTGCTGCACCTGCTCAGCCGGGGCGAGGACTGGCGTTCGGCGCTCGGCCGGTTCGCCCCCGACGTCGTGGCGCTCAGCGCGTTGACCTACTACGCGCCGGAGCTCGCCTTCGTGGCCGGCTGGGTCAAGGCGGAGTTCGGCAGCGTCGTGGTCGTCGGCGGCCCGCACGCGACGGCGCTCGGCCGGAGCGTGCTCGACGACGACAACATCGACTACGCCCTGGTGGGGGAGGGCGAGGCTGGTTTCAGCGACCTGCTCGACCTGCTCCGCGAGGGCGGCGGTGACGGCGGTGATGGCGGTGGCGGCGGCAGTGGTGGCGATGGCGGTTCGCCGCGGGCGGACGTCGTCGGGCTCGTCTACCGTGAGCCCGACGGGACCGTCCGGGCGAATGCGCGCGGCGTCGTGCCCGACCTCGACACGCTCGCGACACCCACCCTCGCGCACCTCGACCCGACCCTCTTCGCCGGATACACCTCGCTGCTCAACCTCAAGGTGCGGTACGTGCCGATCGTCACCACGCGGGGCTGCCCGTACCAGTGCGTGTACTGCCACGACATCATGGGGAAGTCCGTGCGGTACCGGTCCGCGGCGGCGGTGGTGGCGGAGGTCGACTACTGGCGGGAGGCCGCCGGCGTCGACACGTTTCTCGTCTACGACGACATCTTCAACATCCACCGCGGTCGGGTACGGGAGATCTTCGCCGAGTTCGCCCGGCGGCCCGGGCTGCGCTTCGCGTTCCCCAACGGCCTGCGCGCGGACCTGCTCACCGAGGACATCGTCGACCTGCTGCTCGAGGGCGGCACGTTCTACGCGATGGTCGCGGTGGAGTCGGGTGACCGACGGGTGCAGGAGGTGATCAAGAAACGGCTGAACCTCGAACGCACCCGCAGGATGATCGAGTACATGGGTAACGCGGGCGTCATTCTCGGCTCGTTCAACATCTTCGGCTTCCCGTCGGAGAGCGAGGCGGACATCGAGCGGACGATCGAGTTCAACGCGTCGACGACGGGGCTGAGCAAGGCGAACTTCTTCGTGCTGTCCCCGCACGAGGGCACCGAGGTCTGGGACATGGCGATCGACCAGGGTTATGAGCCGCCCCGTGGTGGTGCGGGCGAGGGCTATTTCAGCGCCCGGGAGAGCTCGCCGACTGCGGAGGTCTCCTGGCATCGCCTGGAGGAGCTGCGCCGGGAGGCGTACAGCCGCTTCTACCTGACCCCGGCACGGGTGCGCAAGGTCCTCACCGACACCGCGCGGAACATGACCCCGCAGGAGAAGCACACCTTCCACAGCGTCGACTACTCGTTCGTGCTCCGGCAGTTCCTCGACGTCGACTCGCTCGATGCGCTGCCGCGCGGCGAAACCACCGAACTCCTGCACGACCTCCTGCCGGCCGGAGTGCTGTCCGGCTACTGACGGCCCACATGACGGGCGCCCGTCGGATGGTCGCCCGTGACGAAGCGGATGCGTTGCTGCGCCCAGCGGCCGAGGTCCTCCGCGGTGGCGAAGTCGGCCGCCGCGATCATGACGTGGACCGTGCAGTGGTCCGAGCGCGGCGCGCGATGGATGTAGGTGCCCGGGTGCTCGTAGACGCAGACCTCCACGACGTCCGGGTGCGCCCGCACCTCGTCCAGCCCCTCGATCGCCCGCAGCATCCCCTCGTCGGCGAACAGGCCGAACGTCATCACCGCGGGGCTGCGCCGCTCAGGTTCGGGCCGCTCAGGTTCGGGCCGCTCAGGTTCGGGCCGCTCGGGTTCGGGCCGGTCGGGTTCGGGGGCCGGCGCCGCGCGCCCGTTCGCCGTCGGCGCGCCGGTGGCGATCCGGACCATCGTCTCGACGAGGTCGACGCCGTGGGCGAGCCGGGCCGACCGGAAGATCGGGCCGCCGCCCATCCGCGCCGCGACCTCGAGTAGCACCGGCCCGGTGTCCGTCGTGCGCATCTCGGCGTGGAACACGCAGTCCCGCAGGCCGAGCGCGCGCACGGCGCCGGCCGCCACGTCGTCCACCCGGGCCAGCAGCTCCGCCGGCAGCCGGGAGGGCGACGACCACAGCACCTCCTCGAAGAAGGGGCCGTCGGCCGGCAGCGGCTTGTCGTGGTGGGCCAGCACCCGCACCTCGCCGCCGACGACGCTGCCCTCGACGCTCACCTCGCCGACGGGCAGGTCCAGCGAGCTGGCGAACCACCGCCGCCCGCCGATGAGCTGCTCGACGAGCAGGCGAGGTGCCGCGCCGCCGCGGAAGGTGGCGTGCACCAGCGGGTCGCCGGCGACGACCTGGGCGCCGCCGCGCAGCACGTCGTCGAACGCGGCGGCCAGCTCGGCCGGGTCGTGCACCGTCCAGACGAACAGGCTGCCGCCGGCGAGCAGCGGCTTGAGCACCACCGGGTAGCCGATGTCCGCGGCGATCGCCAGCGCCTCGTCGAGCCGCCCGGCGGTGCCGAACCGCACCGTCGGCAGGCCGTGCTCGGCGAAGGCCGCCCGCATCCGGGACTTGTCCCGGGCCCGCTCCAGCACGTCCCCCGGCGTGAACGGCAGGCCCAGCTCCGCCGCCACGGCCGAGCAGAACGCCAGACCTGTCTCCGACAGCGAGACGATGCCGTCCGCGACGCTCCCGCGGCGGGCGAGCAGGTCCCGCGTGGCGCGGATCGCGGCCGGCGCGTCGAGCCGGTCGATCCGCACCACGTCGGCGAGGAGTTCGTCGGCCCAGGGCGGGACGTCGGTGTGATCCTCGGCGAGCAGGACGACGCGCGGGTGGATTTCGGCGAGGCGGATGAGCGCCGGCCGGCGTGGTTCGTTGAGGGGGCTGTAGACGAGGAGCGCGCCCTCAACCATCCCGGCGCGCGATGCAGGCATAGAAGTTGCGGGTGAAGACGAACTCGTCGCGTTCGGCCCCCGCGGCCAGCTCGGCGAGCCACCGGTCAGCCTCCGCGGCGGCGAATCCGGCGGTGACGACCCAGTCCCGGATCCGGGTGAAGAATGCCCGGTCGAAGGTCCGATCAATACGGACCGTCGAGTGGAACCCGGTGACGGTGAAACCGGCGTCCCGCAGCAGCGAGGGCAGCTTGCGCCCGATCCAGCCGTCCTGCCAGAAGTCGGTCGCCGCATCGAGGATCCGGCGGCTGAGGTCCCGGTCGCCCGGGTGGATCACGGCGCTGCCGAAATCCTGGTCGAGGACGGCGGCCGTCCCGCCGCGACGGGTGAGCCGGTGCATCTCCCGGAGGATGCCGGCGGGGTCGGCGGCATGCACCAGCACGGTCGCGGTCGTCGCGAGATCGAACTGCTCGTCCGGCAGCGGCACCTGCGTTCCGTCGGCGGCGAAGATCTCGAACCGGCCAAAGCGTTCGGCCGCCCGCCTGGCGAGGTAGGCGCTGCGATCGATGCCGACGGCCCGCTCGACCTGGTCGGTGCCCAGATGGCCCACCAGCCGGTCGAGAACCTGCCCGGTGCCGCAGCCGACCTCGAGGACCGTCCGCGCCTCCCGCGGCAGCAGATCGAAGAACCAGTCGAGGACGGCGGGATAGTAGTGCCCGGCCATCCGTTCGAGAAGAATGCTTTCCTCGAAGGTGGGATCGGCTCCCGAATCGATGGTGTCGAACGGGTCGACGTTGCGTTCGATCGAGATTGTCACTACTGCGCTCCCGGGGTCCGAAGGGCACTGAGCGAACGGCCGTCCTTTCGGACCACGATTTCCGGGCCGCTGCGCCCCGTCAAGCTCGACTGTCGGCGCTGATAGGCGGTATCAACATTTGACCGTATTTGCGGCGGTGTCGGGTGGGTGGGTGGCAGGCGCTGCCGCCCCGGTCCAGATCGACGCCGCGTGGCACCATCGAGGTGCTTGGCGCGGTTCGTCCGTCGGGCGACCTGAGGGGGGACGAGTGGAGACTCTGCGGATCGAGCTGTTCGGCCACTTTCAGGTCACGGTGGGAGACCGGGCGGTCCCGGACGCGACCTGGTCGCAGCGCAGGCCGGCGGCGCTCGTCAAGTTGCTCGCCCTGGCACCCGGGCACCGCCTGCGCCGGGACCAGGTGATGGACGTCCTGTGGCCGGAACTGGACCCGGCCGCGGCCGGCCGTAACCTGCGCAAGGCCCTGCACGCGGCCCGCCGCGCGCTCGACGGCGAACAGGGCGCGGATCTCATCGCGTCGGTCGGTGACCTGTTGTGCCTACCGGCGGATCGGCTGTCGGTCGACGTGGACGAGTACCGGTCGGCCGCCGCGACCGCGCGGCGCACCCGGGCCGTCGACGCACACGTCGGCGCGATCGAGCGCTACCGGGACGGGCTGCTGCCGCAGGACGTCTACGAGGACTGGGCGGCCGCGCCGCGCGATGCCCTGCGTGATGACTGGCTGGCGCTGATGGCGGAGTTCGCGGAGCTGCTCGAAACCCGCGGGGACCTCAACCATGCCGCCCGGACCGTGCAGCGCCTCGTCGCCGCGGATCCCCTGAGTGAGGACAACCACGCCTGGCTGATGCGGCTGTATTCCGCCGCCGGTCGCCGTGGCGAGGCCCGGCGGCAGTACCAGCGGCTGTGCGACGTGCTCGACGCGGAGCTGGGGATCGAACCGAGCCCGTCGACGCAACGGTTGTACGAGGAGATCCGCAGCAACCTCGCGGCCGAGCCGGAGCAGGCGATCGAGGTCTGGGAGCGGGTCGGGGACCTGCGCGCCCAGTCGGGCGACGCCGCGGCGACGATCACGGCCTACGAGCGGGCGCTGCGGGCCGGACCCGACGCGTCGACAGCCGTCCGCCTGCATCGCAAGAGCGCCGCCACGCTGGTGACGCAGCAGCAGCTCGACGCGGCCGAGACGCACCTGGACGCGGCGGACCGACTCGGGCCGGACGCCACCGACCAGGGCCGGCTGGCCGGCGTGCGGGCGAGTGTGATGCGGGAACGCGGCGACCTCGCCGCAGCCCGCCAGCTGGCCGACCGGGCGCACCAGGTGGCCGTGGTGCACGGCGACGCCGACGCCGTCGTCGAGGCGCTCGAGGAACAGGCGATCCTGGCGCACATCCAGGGCACCTGGCGCACGGCGCTGCAGCTCCAGATGCCGCGGCTCGCGGCGGTGGACCTGGGCGGCCGGGTCAGCCGGTTCTTCGAGATCAACCACTGCATCGGGCAGTACCAGCTTTACGAGGACGCCCTCGCCGGCGACGTCGAGCAGTACGCGCGCGAGACGCTGGCGCTGGCCGAGCGAGCCGACGCGGTGGCGGTGCAGGCCTTCGCCTGGTGTCTGCTCGGCGAGTCGCTGCTGTTGCGCGGCCACTGGGACGCCGCGGCCGCCTGCCTGGACCGAAGCTGCGAGCTGTACGCGCCGATGGGCAGCCGATCCGTCGCGCTGCCCTGGCTGCGCCGGGCCGAGCTCGCGATCTGCACGGGTGCCTTCGACGAGGTTGCGCCCTACCTCGGGCGGGCGTCCGCCATCGCGGCGGTCACCCCGCTTGCCCGGCACGCCTGGGGGCGGTTGCACGCCACGGCCGCGCTGGCGGCGCTGGAGCGGGACGATCTCGACGGCGCCGTCGAGTCGGTGCGGGCGGCGTCGCGCACCGCGGCCCACTACGGCGACTGCGCCAGCTGCGGCCTGTTGCTCAACCCGGTCGGCGCGGAGACGCTGGCGCGGACCGGCGACGTCGCGGGAGCGCGGGCCTTCGCCGAGGCGGCCCGGCGGGCGGCGTCGTTCCACGACAGCATGGCCTGGACGGCCATGGCCGAGTCGGCGGCCGCAAGTGCCTCGGTGGCCGCAGGCGACCCGGTCGAGGCTCGCGTGGGGTTCGACTCGGCCGCCGCGCTGTACGAGAAGGCCGGGCAGCCGTTCTGGGCCGCCCGCTCGCGCCGCCAGGCCGCCGCGGTCTGAGGACCGCCCCGGTGACGGCCGCCGGACCTGGTCCGCGGTGCCCGGCTCGGTGGCCCACCCGGGTTGGGCCCGACTGCGGTGCGCTCTGCACGGTCTGTGCCCGCGCACCGTGCAGAGCGCACCGCACGCCGCCGGTGCACCGCGACCGGCCGGTATGGCCTGCGGTCGGTGGCCCGTCCACTCGCGGCCGAACCAGGAGGCCGTCGTCCTGATCGATCAGGACGACGTCAACGTCGTCGCGAGACTCGGACAGTCGGATCGTCCGCTCCGGGCCGCCGAGCACTGCCCCCGGTACACGCCCCTGCCCCCGACCGCTGACTCGACCTGCTGCGTGACTCAGGCTGCTGTGCGGCTCAGGCTGCTGTGCGGCTCAGGCTGCTGTGTGGCTCAGGCTGCTGTGTGACTCAGGCGGTCGGCTGCGGGACGATGCGGATGTAGGGCTTCGGCTCGTCCCAGGTGCCGAAGATCTCCTTGGCCTGGTCGTTGGAGACCGAGCCGGCGATGACGACGTTCTCGCCCTGCTTCCAGTTCACCGGGGTGGCGACCTTGTGCTTCGCGGTGAGCTGCAGGGAGTCGATGACCCGCAGGACCTCGTCGAAGTTGCGCCCGGTCGTCATCGGGTAGACCAGCACCAGCTTGATCTTCTTGTCCGGGCCGATGACGAAGACGTTGCGCACGGTCTGGTTGTCCGCCGCCGTCCGGTCCGACGGGTCACCGCTGACGTCGGCGCCGAGCATGCCGTACGCCTTGGAGATCGCGAAGTCGGCGTCGCCGATCAGCGGGTAGTTGGGCGCGGTGCCCTGGGTCTCCTCGATGTCCTTGGCCCAGGCGTCGTGCAGCTCGATCGGGTCGACCGAGAGGCCGATGATCTTGACGTTGCGGCGGTCGAACTCGGGCTTGATCGACGCGACGTAGCCGAGCTCGGTCGTGCAGATCGGGGTGAAGTTCTTCGGGTGGGAGAACAGCACCGCCCACGAGTCGCCGATCCACTCGTGGAACTTGATCGGGCCCTCCGTGGTCGCGGCCACGAAGTCGGGCGCGGTGTCACCGATCGTCAGGGACATTACTCACTCCGTTCACAGAGGAAGCTCGGCGAGGGACGCCGAGGTGGTGCGTCGTGAAGGACTCTACGGACACGGCGTTCCCTGGACGTTCCCTTGGCACGCAGGCCTCCGCCGAGGCTCGTCGGGTCGTGCGGCCTTGTCAGGACGGTCGCTGGCAGCCGGGGCACCAGAACAGGTTGCGGGCGGCCAGGCGGTTGGTCAGCACCGTGGTGGCGCAGATCAGGCAGGGCTGGCCGGCGCGGCGGTAGACGTAGACCTCGCCACCGTGGTCGTCGACCCTGGGCGGACGGCCCATCGCCTCGGGGGTGTGCTCGGGGCGCACGGTGTCGATCCGGCCCGTGCGCACCCCGTCGGCCATCAGCGTGACCAGGTCGGCCCAGATGGCCGTCCACTGCCGCCGGGTCAGGTCCCGTCCGGGTAGCAGCGGGTCGACACCGGCCCGGAACAGCACCTCGGCCCGGTAGATGTTGCCCGGGCCGGCCACGACCATCTGGTCGAGCAGGAGGACGGCGATCGGGGTGCGGCTGCGCTCGATCCGGCGCCAGGCCAGGTCCGGGTCGGCATCGCCGCGCAGCGGATCGGGGCCGAGCCGGTCGCGCAGCGTCTTCACTCCACCGGGTTCCAGCAGCTCGCAGGCGTTGGGACCGCGCAGGTCGGCGTAGCCGGTGTCCGCGGTGAGCCGCAGCCGGACGGCGCCGGTCGGCACGGGAGCGGGCCCGGGGCCAAAGGCGTAGGTGCCGTAGATGCCGAGGTGCACATGCAGGACCTGGTCGTGGTCGAACCGCAGGAGCAGATGCTTGCCGTGCGCCTCGGCGTCGGTGAGCGGCCGCCCGTCCAGCCGGCGCGCGCCCTCGGTGAACCGCCCCTGGGGGCTGGCCACGGACACCGTCCGGCCGGCGAACATCCGCTGGTGAACCGCGGCCAACCTGTGCACAGTGTGACCTTCGGGCATAGTCGGGCGATCATACTGCCGCGGACGGGGTATCCCCTCCTGCGACGAGCGGCCCGTGGACCTGGGTGGCCGCCCGCGGTGAACCGGATGTGGGCCACGGGGGGACCATGCGAGCACCTGGTCGGGTACGGGCTGAGGCGTTGGCCGAGGCGTGCGCGGCGGCGGGGGAGCTGCCGCTTCCGGGGCGCGGTCGGACGCTCGAACGCTGGGCGGCGCTGGCCGCGCTCGCGGCGGACGACCTGGTGCTCGCGCGGCTCGCCGAGGCGCACGCCGACGCGGTGGCCGTCGTCGCCGAGCTCGCGGGCGCACCGCTGCCGCCGGGGTCCCGCTGGGGGGTCTGGGCCGCGGAGGACCCCACCGGGGTCCTGACCGCCGTCCCGCTCGACGGGCAGGGGGCAGGCTGGCTGCTCGACGGCGCCAAGGCCTGGTGTTCGGGTGCGACCCTGCTGACCCACGCCCTGGTGACCGCCCGTCGAGGACAGTCTCGTCAGCTCCTCGCGGTCGCGCTGGACGCCGCGGGGATCACCGTCGCCGCCGACGACTGGGCCGCCGGCGGCATGAAGGCAGCCGATACCCGGCGGGTCCGCTTCGACCGGGTGCCCGCCCGCGCGGTCGGCGGGCCGGACGGCTACCTGCGCCGTCCCGGGTTCTGGATCGGCGGGATCGGCGTCGCGGCCTGCTGGTACGGGGGTGCCACCGCCGTGGCGGCACCGTTGCGGGAGCGGGTCGGCGCCCGCGGGGACGACCCGCACGCGGCGGCCCATCTCGGCGCCGTCGACGTCGCGCTCGGTGGCGCCCGCGACGTGCTGCGGGCGGCGGCGGACGCGGTCGACGCCCGCCCCGAGGCGGATCACGCTCGCCTCGCCCGCCGGGTGCGGGCGACCGTGGCGGGGGCGGCGGCGGAGGTGATCCGCCGGGTCGACCGGGCGCTCGGGCCGGGGCCGCGCGCCCGCGACCGCCAGCATTCCGCCCGCATCGCCGATCTGGAGGTCTACCTCCTTCAGGAGCACGCCGAACGGGACCTGGCCGCTCTCGGCGCCGCCGTCGTCGCCGCGGCCGAGCCCGACTGGTCGCTGTGACCCGCCGGCGGCGTCCCCGCTGTCGTTGCTGACCCGAACCCGGGTACACCGCGGGAAGCCGGGCCGCGAGGGCTTCACGGAGGGTTCGATGACGCTGCCGCCGCAGTACTTCGACGAGATGTACGCGGGCGACGGAGACCCGTGGGGCTTCGCCGACCGCTGGTACGAGCGGCGGAAGCGGGCACTCACCGTCGCCCTTCTTCCCGACGACCACTACGCGACCGGCTACGAGCCGGGTTGTTCGATCGGCCTGCTGACCCGCGATCTCGCCGGCCGCTGCGGGCGGCTGCTGGCGACCGACGTGGCGCCCGCCGCGGTGGCGGCCGCCACCCGCCGGACCGCCGACCTGCCGAACGTGCGCGTCGAGGCGGCGCGGCTGCCGGGGGACTGGCCGGCGGGGACCTTCGAGCTCGTGGTGCTCTCCGAGGTGGGGTACTACTTCGACCAGGCCGACGCCCGCCTCGTCGCCGCCCGTGCGACCGCCTCGGCGGGCACGCTGGTCGCCGTCCACTGGCGCCATCCCGTCGAGGACTACCCGTGCGGGGGCGACGAGGTGCACGCGCTGCTCGGGCAGGCCGCCGTCGGCGCCGGTCTGACGCGCCTCGTGCACCACCTCGAGGACGATCTGGTGGCGGACGTCTGGGCGCGTGACGGCCGCTCGGTCGCCGCGCGAACGGGCCTGCGGTGAGACGGGATCAGCCTCCCGCGGACCGGGATCAGCCTCCCGGGGACCGGGTCAGCCGCCCATGAACCGGATCGGCCGTTCGTGAACCGGATCAGCAGGGTCGCCGTGGTGGTCCCGGCCCATGACGAGCAGGACCTGATCGGGGACTGCCTGGACGCGTTGGGCGAGGCGGTCCACCACCCCGGTCTGCGCGGCGTCGTCGTCGAGGTGCTGGTCGTGCTCGACGACTGCGGCGACGAGTCGGCCCGGCACTGCCGCAGGCGGGCCGTGCCGACGCTCGCCGTGCGCGAGCGGAACGTGGGAAGGGCCCGGTCGCGCGGATTCGCGCACCTGATCTCCCGGGCGGCAGCGGACGCGGCTCCGGCCGGTCCGCGCGCGGTGTGGCTCGCGACCACCGACGCGGACAGCCGGGTCTCCCCCGACTGGCTCACGGCCCAGGTGCAGTTCGCCCTCGACGGCGCGGACGCCGTGTTCGGCGTGGTCGACATCGACGACTGGGACGGCTTTCCCGCTCCCGCGCAGCGACGTTTCCTGCGGCACTACCGCGGGACGGAGCCGGCGGATTCGGGCTGGCACCGGCATGCGCACGGCGCCAACCTGGGCATCCGCCTGGATGCCTACAACCGGGTCGGCGGCATCCCCCCGCTCGCCGTCGGCGAGGACAACGCGCTGGCCGCGAACCTGCACCGCCATCCCGACCTGCGTGTTCTCCACACGACGGCGGTGCGGGTCACCACCAGCGCGCGCCGCGACTCCCGAGTCGACGGCGGATTCGCCCACGTCCTGAGCGGCTTCGAGCAGCCCGGGGGCCACCACACCGGCGGTCCTGCACCCGCCCACGGTCCTAGTACTGCCACGGCACTTGGGAGTCCCGGCTCGGGGCAGGACGAGGTTCGAGGCCGAGGCGGCGGACGATCGCACGATCCTCGTCGGCGATCATCTGCCGGGTGACCTGGGCACTCTGGATGAGCCGGGAGCCGTGGAAGGTGCCCGGATAGAGATGCAGCTCGGTGGGCACCCCGGCCTGGACGAGTCGTTGCGCGTACGCGAGGCCCTCGTCGCGCAACGGATCGAACTCGCAGACCGAGACGAACGCCGGCGGCAGGCCGGACAGGTCCGCCGCGCGCGCCGGCGCCGCGTAGGGCGGCACGTCCGCGGCGGGGCCGCCGGCGCGGTCGGCGCCGCCCACACGGTGGGCCAGGTAGTAGCGCCAGGTGAGCGCGACCTTTCCGCTGTTCCACATCGGGGTGTCCGTGAACGTGCGCATCGACACGGTGTCGAGACGGTCGTCGAGTTTGGGGGCGGTGAGGAACTGGAAGCAGAGGGCGGGGCCCCCGCGGTCGCGGCTGAGCAGGGTCAGGGCGGCGGCGAGGCACGCGCCCGCGCTGCCACCGGCCACGGCGATGCGCGCCGGATCGACGCCCAGGTTCGGCCGGGCCTCGCGGGCCAGCCAGAGCAGCGCGGCGTAACAGTCGTCGACCGCGGCCGGGTAGGGGTGCTCGGGCGCGAGCCGGTAGTCGACGCTGACCACCACACAACCCAGCTCCGCGAATCGCAGTGCCTCGCCGTGCGCCATGTCGAGATCGCCGAGAATGAAACCGCCGCCGTGCAGGAAGAGCACCGCCGGACAGTCGGCCGGGGCCGTGACGGGACGGTAGACCCGCACCCGGACGTCCGGCGCGCCCGCCGGTCCCGGGACTGGTTGGTCGGTGATCGAGACCGCTGCGCCGGCATCGGGCCGCGGGACGGCCGCGGCGAGCCGACGCACCAGCGTGCGGGCCCGCGCGACGTCGGTGATCGGGACGTCGGCCAGGAGCGCGACCCAGGGCGCGATTTCCGGGTCGAGGGCATAACCCACTGGCAGATCCTCCCGTCCGTGACCTGTCACCCGGGGGCCGGGACGCCTGGCCATCGTCGAGCCCGGGACCGTTTCGTGTCCACGGGCGGCCGCGAATACGGGTGAGGCTGTCGGCGGGTTTGGCTGTCGGCGGCCGATGCCATCGTCCGCCCTGCTCGCCTCGCCGGTACCCGCGGGCCTGCCCACGGTCGTAGTCTCCTGGCATGGAGGGGCTGATCCTGCGGCTGGCGGACCTGGATGAGGGTGCGCTGGGCGCGGTGCGGATCATCGCTTTCTTCGACAGCTTCGTCGAGCACCGGGCCAGCCTGGAGGCCGTGCTGTCGGCCACCGCCCAGTTCGCCGGGTGCGAGGTCGGCCTCGCCGGTGGTTCGGTGCCGCCGTTGGTGGTGCGGGCTGGTGAAGGAGTCCCGTTCGCCGGCGACCCGCCCGACGGTGCGGCCCGGGCGCCGGTGGGCGATGACCGGTGGGTGTGGCTCGCGCGGGCGGGACAGCCACTCGCGCAGGATCGGATGCTCCTGGACCGGCTGGCGCACGCGGTCCGCGCGTTGTCCCCTCGGCCGCGGCTCGACCATCCCGGGACCGGGGATCCGGCGTTGCTGGAACTGGTGCTCGGCGCGGGCGCCGATGACGCCGGCCGGGCGCGTGCCCTGCGGCTGCTCGGCATCGAGCCGACCTGCTCGGTCACGGTCTACGCCGTCCGCTCGCCCGATCCCGCGGCCGGCGCCGAGTTCCTGGCCGGGCTGCATCCCTGGGTGCGGGCCGTGCGGATCGGCGACGTGCGCGCGGTGGTCGGGCGGGAGCCGCCCGTCGGCGAACCGACGATCCCGACCGGCGTGCGGGTGGGTCGGTCCGTGCCGATGCCGGCGTCCGCGGCGCAGCGGGCGTGGCGCGGCGCCCGCACGGCGTTGCGCTTCACCGGGTCGGGGCTGCCGGCCGGACTGGCCACGCTCGCCGGAGGGTCGGCGCTGGTCACCGAGGAGAGCCTCGGCGTCTGGCGGGACGTCGCCGAGCAGGTGCCCGGCGAACGGCTCGCCGCCTCGCCCGACGTCGCGGCGCTGCGCAGGCTCGGCGCCGAGCCGCAGGGTCCGCAGACGCTGGCCATGCTCGTCGCCGTCGGCGCCACCGCCTCGCTGCGGCAGGCCGCGGCCGTGCTGTACGTGCACCACAGCACTCTGATCGCACGCCTGGCCAAGGCCGAGCGCGTCCTGGGTTTCT from Frankia alni ACN14a harbors:
- a CDS encoding B12-binding domain-containing radical SAM protein, with translation MKVAFVNVNAKQDAIGGRELTFYENKCSIELGTLYLEANVAWRPEDRTLQVNLLHLLSRGEDWRSALGRFAPDVVALSALTYYAPELAFVAGWVKAEFGSVVVVGGPHATALGRSVLDDDNIDYALVGEGEAGFSDLLDLLREGGGDGGDGGGGGSGGDGGSPRADVVGLVYREPDGTVRANARGVVPDLDTLATPTLAHLDPTLFAGYTSLLNLKVRYVPIVTTRGCPYQCVYCHDIMGKSVRYRSAAAVVAEVDYWREAAGVDTFLVYDDIFNIHRGRVREIFAEFARRPGLRFAFPNGLRADLLTEDIVDLLLEGGTFYAMVAVESGDRRVQEVIKKRLNLERTRRMIEYMGNAGVILGSFNIFGFPSESEADIERTIEFNASTTGLSKANFFVLSPHEGTEVWDMAIDQGYEPPRGGAGEGYFSARESSPTAEVSWHRLEELRREAYSRFYLTPARVRKVLTDTARNMTPQEKHTFHSVDYSFVLRQFLDVDSLDALPRGETTELLHDLLPAGVLSGY
- a CDS encoding ATP-grasp domain-containing protein, coding for MVEGALLVYSPLNEPRRPALIRLAEIHPRVVLLAEDHTDVPPWADELLADVVRIDRLDAPAAIRATRDLLARRGSVADGIVSLSETGLAFCSAVAAELGLPFTPGDVLERARDKSRMRAAFAEHGLPTVRFGTAGRLDEALAIAADIGYPVVLKPLLAGGSLFVWTVHDPAELAAAFDDVLRGGAQVVAGDPLVHATFRGGAAPRLLVEQLIGGRRWFASSLDLPVGEVSVEGSVVGGEVRVLAHHDKPLPADGPFFEEVLWSSPSRLPAELLARVDDVAAGAVRALGLRDCVFHAEMRTTDTGPVLLEVAARMGGGPIFRSARLAHGVDLVETMVRIATGAPTANGRAAPAPEPDRPEPERPEPERPEPERPEPERRSPAVMTFGLFADEGMLRAIEGLDEVRAHPDVVEVCVYEHPGTYIHRAPRSDHCTVHVMIAAADFATAEDLGRWAQQRIRFVTGDHPTGARHVGRQ
- a CDS encoding methyltransferase domain-containing protein, whose translation is MTISIERNVDPFDTIDSGADPTFEESILLERMAGHYYPAVLDWFFDLLPREARTVLEVGCGTGQVLDRLVGHLGTDQVERAVGIDRSAYLARRAAERFGRFEIFAADGTQVPLPDEQFDLATTATVLVHAADPAGILREMHRLTRRGGTAAVLDQDFGSAVIHPGDRDLSRRILDAATDFWQDGWIGRKLPSLLRDAGFTVTGFHSTVRIDRTFDRAFFTRIRDWVVTAGFAAAEADRWLAELAAGAERDEFVFTRNFYACIARRDG
- a CDS encoding BTAD domain-containing putative transcriptional regulator; the encoded protein is METLRIELFGHFQVTVGDRAVPDATWSQRRPAALVKLLALAPGHRLRRDQVMDVLWPELDPAAAGRNLRKALHAARRALDGEQGADLIASVGDLLCLPADRLSVDVDEYRSAAATARRTRAVDAHVGAIERYRDGLLPQDVYEDWAAAPRDALRDDWLALMAEFAELLETRGDLNHAARTVQRLVAADPLSEDNHAWLMRLYSAAGRRGEARRQYQRLCDVLDAELGIEPSPSTQRLYEEIRSNLAAEPEQAIEVWERVGDLRAQSGDAAATITAYERALRAGPDASTAVRLHRKSAATLVTQQQLDAAETHLDAADRLGPDATDQGRLAGVRASVMRERGDLAAARQLADRAHQVAVVHGDADAVVEALEEQAILAHIQGTWRTALQLQMPRLAAVDLGGRVSRFFEINHCIGQYQLYEDALAGDVEQYARETLALAERADAVAVQAFAWCLLGESLLLRGHWDAAAACLDRSCELYAPMGSRSVALPWLRRAELAICTGAFDEVAPYLGRASAIAAVTPLARHAWGRLHATAALAALERDDLDGAVESVRAASRTAAHYGDCASCGLLLNPVGAETLARTGDVAGARAFAEAARRAASFHDSMAWTAMAESAAASASVAAGDPVEARVGFDSAAALYEKAGQPFWAARSRRQAAAV
- a CDS encoding peroxiredoxin; this translates as MSLTIGDTAPDFVAATTEGPIKFHEWIGDSWAVLFSHPKNFTPICTTELGYVASIKPEFDRRNVKIIGLSVDPIELHDAWAKDIEETQGTAPNYPLIGDADFAISKAYGMLGADVSGDPSDRTAADNQTVRNVFVIGPDKKIKLVLVYPMTTGRNFDEVLRVIDSLQLTAKHKVATPVNWKQGENVVIAGSVSNDQAKEIFGTWDEPKPYIRIVPQPTA
- a CDS encoding Fpg/Nei family DNA glycosylase, which codes for MPEGHTVHRLAAVHQRMFAGRTVSVASPQGRFTEGARRLDGRPLTDAEAHGKHLLLRFDHDQVLHVHLGIYGTYAFGPGPAPVPTGAVRLRLTADTGYADLRGPNACELLEPGGVKTLRDRLGPDPLRGDADPDLAWRRIERSRTPIAVLLLDQMVVAGPGNIYRAEVLFRAGVDPLLPGRDLTRRQWTAIWADLVTLMADGVRTGRIDTVRPEHTPEAMGRPPRVDDHGGEVYVYRRAGQPCLICATTVLTNRLAARNLFWCPGCQRPS